The genomic window GGAAGATTCTGTATTTGTGGTGGCTTCCAGAAGATCAACATTGGACAAGTGTAAATTGCCTGTAGGAATTAGATTGTTTGTTTCTGCAGGGCATTCAGAATCTGATCTTCACAAGGCATCTGAATCATTGAAAAGGGTTGCGACATTAGTCCTCGGTGGTCATAGTTGAACGCTGTATGTACTCCTTCCTCTCTTCCGCTTCTTGTCATGTACCAAAATGTCAGTTCTATTCCACTTTTAGCTGAGTAATTTTGAAATCCAGGCTGATAAAGGAAGTTATGTAATATTCTCTAGGCTAGCTTAGggtaacattattttttttttgtgtgtactGTTCTTTGATATGTGTTAAGTGGTGGAACAAGGATTTACGTTTCTAATCATTATTTGGGGAATACTTATCattagcctttttttttttttgtatattgaCTCCTTGTATACCAATATCACATTATTCATTAGTTAATTGTTCAACAAACCATTTATTATCCCTACTTGAAAGAGCTTTGAGATTCATGCATTGATAAAATTTCTGTATATAATGAGCAACGTCTAAAGTCTCTTCGGTGCATGCGCCTGCATCTCCTCCTGATAGTTAAATCCATCATTTGGAGGGTTTAGTAGGATCACTGTGTTTACCTGTTTGCACAATCTTTATTGATTTCACTCGAGTTATCGTGATCACTAGATAACGCATGAGAATGTTTACCAATGTCCTTGCAGCTGTTGTTCATCGTAGTGCATGTTTCCTCGAGTTAGGGTTTGATAGAAACGGGAAAAAAAAACCCGAATATTTACACATTATGACCATTGGGAGATTCAAAACGAATATTTGGACGCACATGACGAAGGTGCATAGAGAGAGCCAGAGGAAAAGTGAAGTAGCGAAAGGAAGAACAAATGAGAGAGACTATGAGATTGAGAAGGAAAAAGTTAACTAAGTAAATAAGTGAAGATTTAGTTTACACAAATCTATCTACTTCTGTCATTTTGAAACTAggtaaaataaattgttaatgTCTTGCATTTTCGTCGATAATGAAGTAGTCAGGTTAATGTGATATATGCTAAAAAAAGTGGTTGATAACATACATTTTTGTAGCTAATGAAATAATATTGTGTTTGTGTTACAAACATACTTATATAATTGTCCAAAAATTACATAGGATGCCAAGTATTGATGTCACATTATATGTTCCAATAACATTTCCCTTCCTAGAAAGTCATACTTAATGAAGCTCACGATGATTGTGTaactttataataataaaatgcaaTACATACCTTTGTCCTTCACAATTGGAGTTTGTTGAAAgtattattatttcatttatttgtttaataataataaaatgcaaCACACAATACCTATGTCCTTTACAAATGGAGTTTGTTGAAAGGTGCTTTGAAACCAACGTAAGTGTGtagttaaatattaaaattatgttaGTTAGGATTATGaagattattattttagttagatgcATGAACCCTTCAAATAAggatatataatttattaaaattattgcTATAGTATGCAGGCACACACACCAAGCCACCGACTGCTTTAGTTTTGGTGACATGCTGCCATCAAATACATAAATGgttttttcttgtgtttttttaatCCCATGATGTCTTGTGATCATAATTCACAGACCAGTTATTCAGATACTATGCTTCATTTATTGAGTTGATCCATAATCTTTCAATATAAAGAGATTTATTTAAGGGGTTAATATCTACCAACTAAGAgtaaagttgaaaaaaaaaatacattaattaaatattaaaaattctaaactaGACCAAGACATTAGACATACACTAAGACATTATCAGGATACTGTTTGTTTAATGATGACAGTAACTAATGCATTAGTCTTGTAGCATAATGATGTttcttcatctttctttctttattccACTTTGCCATGTCCATTCATTTTACATTGACCAGCAAAGAGAATGTTTACATGAACCACTTTCTGTGTTTTGAATATTCATATACAGGAATGGAATGATTCATTAATATTAATCTGTAATTTCTGCTGTGAGCCAATTTAATCGATCTGTTAAAGACTAGATGACTCAAATCGAGAACTAAAAACATTATCCGTTCAATCTTCATCAATGGTCGAGATCATTGAATTCAATGACACAATTGATGGTTGTGCAGCAAAGCCATGTCCATTTTTGATCAAGCAGCAACAAAGTGTGTACTTGTTTTGGTGTCTACACATAATTTCACGGCTTTCAAATGTGAAAGCCGGAAAATGAAACACGGATACAGATACGAACACCGGACAAGATACTAACGTAGATATTTGAAAAATTTGCCGGACACCAAAACAAACGCACACTTAATTGCCATAGGAAACAACATAACTACATTTGGTAGTGCATCCATGATCCGTTGCTGTAATCTATGATAATGATACTGAGTATGGTGATTTTTCTGaaccatccaacacaatttcaaataaatcagCTTCAGACTCCTCATCAAAATCAAATGCTACATTGTTATTATTCCCATTGTTGTGATTTCCTTTCGTTGCAGATTGATTTTGCCACGGCGAATCAATCCTTCCCATGGAAAATAGTTCCTTACTGTCATCGAAGCCAAGGGTAGCACCAGGGGAATGTACAAGTGGTGCTATGAAGCATGGATTTGGTGTTCTTTGTGCATTTGCAGGAGCATATTTGAATGCAATTTGTCCAAAATTAACTAAAACCATAATGTCTATATTTGCAGTCAAAGTTGGATACAGTGGAGTGCTGTATTCTTCTGTTTGACAGTGAATTACATGCACCAATTCTGAGTCTAATGTGAAGAAAACTTTCCTTTTCCTTGGATCAAATCCACAACCAATTACTGTATCAGTTCCTACCCATTGTGCTTTGTCTGACTCAAATACAAGTTTCATTCCTGTGACCAAAATTTTATCATTAGATATCTAGAAAGAAACATAAATTGAAACAAGTTTTATAGAAGTATAAATCTAATCTAACtagtcttttttgttttgtttataggtacaacatatttttttacaatataaagTTTAGGCGAGATAGGACTCGGAAGCTCACTTGAGATGGAGAAAAAGTCTCAAGGTTCAAAGAGCGCTGACAGAGGTACTTACATATTACTCATGAACAAGGTCCTCACATTGACAATGAGATTCAAACTCAGGTCCTCGAGGAATCTGAGTTGAATCTTTATCGACTGGACCAACCTAAGTGTTTTTGTATAATGTACAAAATTGTAGTTATTCTCCTTGAAACATTTCAAGTGGGCTGTCACAATGTTGATGTTTTAGGTAAGAATTGGAAAATTGTCTTTCGTTGGGTTATGTTAAGTTGTTCCTTTCTATCACATCAACACAAAGCTAagactttttatattttgttatttagcAAAACTACAGTATTTCCGTAATCTCTCTAAGTTTTGATATACGAGATCCATTTAAGCGTCTAACGTTTCCTAACAGATGTTCTTCTATATACACTGACCTTAGATCAAATCTCTGATCACACACTTACGAGACTCGACTATCTGCCATCGTGTCATACAAATAAAACATTATTACTTATGAATTGTGAATCTGTGCTGCATTTTATCTCGACTATCTGCCATCGTGTCATACAAATAAAACATTATTACTTATGAATTGTGAATCTGTGCTGCATTTTATTAGTGTCACCTATTGACTACAAACTTAGACCTTTAGAAATGTAATTTGCTCAAATGgtaaatcatcaaaataaaaatgaaaaagagagGTAATTTATTATTACCATCAAGAAAAACAGAACCATTGGAGTTGAACCCTATGCTTCTAGGGTAAGTCCCTGGAACTCTTAAAGGAACACTTTCTCCAGCAGTTAACCCCAATGACAACATCACAGATCCACTTTTCCCACTTTCTTTTCCTTCCACTTTCATTTCTTCAACACTTTTCAAACCACCTTCATCATTTGAACTATCTTCAATGAGTAGTTTAGTTTTCTCCCCTTCTTTTCTTCCTACCAATTCATGATCATCTCCACCACAAGAATACAATACAGTGATTTCAAAATAAGCTTCTTGTGGAAATGCATGGTTCCCTAAAGAAGGACCAGGAAGAGGCAAAGAAGTCCTAATAACAGAAGCAACACTTGTAGTAAAAGTGTTGTTTAAACACATTTTCAAACCAGGATTGAGTCTTATCTTCTGCATGAATTCATTTGATCCTTGACACACTTCCCAACTTATCTCAGCCTCATTTTCTATTCCATATTCACCACTAACACATGCTCCTAAAAGGGTTGATGAAGTTGATTTTTTTGATGACATTGAAATGCTACTATTGTAGATTATGAAAGCAAATCTTGACCATCCATTTTCAACAGCATCAGAAGCTAGATATGGATGATCAATCCAGCTGAACAAATCTTTTCTTCCATAACCTTTTTTCTTTATCCTTTGATCAAATCTTCTTTCATGGCTCTCTATTCTGGTCAAGCTATTTGATTCAACAAATTTCTTTTCATCTTTCTTATCATGACATAACCTCcaaatgaaaacaaacaaaagggtTGAAAAACATCCAATTAAGGATGCTACTACTGCAACATGTATATGTAACCACTGAGTCATCAATTCAGATTCtttctggttttttttttcttctctctttttcaattttcaatttgttaTGCAATATAGATTGTTCTAATGATAAAAGAAGGAAAGGAATGAATGTAGATAAAGTATTAaggaatgaaatgaaatttctTTTGCATATATAGATTGTTATGAATGACTAAGATTTGATTAATCAAAGCATTTAAGAATTGAGATGTTACCAAACTAAAAGTGACAAATGAAGGTTGAGTTGAGTTTTCCTTGGAGTGCATATTCTTTGTCAGTTCcttttactaatttagtttatggGAACCCACAAACACTttgttaaaaaacaattaatttgttTGCTGTTACAAGACATCTTTTTGGGGGGTATGGTCAtggttttctgtttttgtttcaGGTAAACtcataagtatatttttataaatcgATACCTTTCGAACTAAATTAATGGTTGAGatcatttaaaattaatttactaacTGTTTAATTTGAATCATCAGATGTAAAATATATGGATGAAATTTATTAATGTGTATACTCATGTACAACATTTTTGTATAAGAATCGTGTACAATTATAATCGTGTACATTTTTGTATAAGAATCACTTGTCATCGTTAACGgtggtaacccaaaaaaaaagtgatttttatttatacatTAGAATGTGTAACCTAAATTTTAGAATGGATTCCCAACATTCCATCATCTGCAAAAAGTTTTGAGTTTTCCTACTACCTATGGCACCCACTTAATTAGGGCATGCACCAAACATCATAACTCAATGTTCCATTTTAATCACTAATACTACTAGTAGgttggagagaaaaaaaaacatttgcaCATGCTGATTTTGTCTTATTTGATGAATCATGGTAGATGATGACCCTTACCAGGTGCCAAACTCATTGTGTATAGAGACACCTAAATATGGTCACTATTGAGTGCAAATTGCCTCACATCAGACAAATATAGCTGAATTGGAATTAGGTATGGGGGTACAAAACGAAATAAAATACctgaaaataaaatgataagaaCTCTTCAAACCGGCAATGTGAGGTGTGATTAGTAAATGTCTGTCATTATACAAAAGGACGTGTTAATGAATATTTTagagaaataatattttgacaCCAATTTGGACATCAACATTGTGTCTTCTCTACTGCCATTTCACGATCTTCTCTACTTCCCTCTCTAGTAAAATTTTGTCTTCCGTGAAAATCGGACCATGTACCTGGGAACattaattaaatgaaatttacTCTTGTTTAATAAATCAAGGGTAGAAAAAACTTGACttatcaaaatttattatttcttaatccaTGTGcccaactcttttttttttggaacaaaTGCCCAACTCTAGAATAACCAAAGATCATGAATTAATGCCAcgatgattttttaattatccaATACTTCGTCCTATCATCACTTACCTCGTAGCTAACTATAGCAACAACATGGTTCAACTCGGGATCGCATGGTCTTGAATAAAACTCACCACCATTGTAATTCGAAAAATCATTGCCGGTAGCGACTAAAGTTAATACTGGTTGTTGTGCCACAACTTGTAGTAGTTGTTTCTCATCATCAGGAGGTGCATCAAATCCTACTGAGAGTATAAAATCATTACGGCATGCTTGTTGaattgcaaaaaaattcggaaaacgggTTCTAAAGTTTTtaaccaagggcaaaaatggaaaaattggGGTAGAAAGGAAACAGAGGGGTGGGTTGAGAAAAATTATCGTATCAAAGGGAGTGCAAATAACCACTCCAATGAAAATTCCTTGGGTTGGATTGTATTATTAAAACTAATAGTATTGGGCCACAAAATAATGAAGCTCAagtcattttcattaaaaaaaacaaaaaaatataactcCCAAAGAAGGAATGCTaggaagagaagagaagagcaTGTATTCTCTTTGCCTCCAAAACGCAACAACACTACACACTTTCCATTTTCCCTCCAACCTAACTTCTTCTCTTCTTTTCCCAATCAATAATCACAAATTATCCTCAAAAGCCCGTTTCCAATGCTCCATCAAAACCAATAACACAAACACCAAACAAGTCACTAACAAAAAGGTTCTAATCCTATGGGACCTCGACAACAAACCTCCACGTGGACCTCCATACAACGCCGCACTCTCTCTCAAAACCCTCGCCGAACGCTACGGCGACGTCGTTTCAATCTCCGCTTATACAATTCGACACTCCTTCTTCAATCTCCCTCAATGGCATCCCGAacaaaaccctaaccctaattcCATGATTTGCCGTGTCTGTGGCCGTGAATGCAAATCATTCTTCGATCTCCATGTTCATTTCAAGAAAGTTCACGAGTACCAGCATCAGATGTGGCTGAAACGAGTGAAATCGATTAAATTGAGTCGGTTGAAGGTTGGGTTTAGACGTAGAAGGCATATGCATAATGAGGCTGCGAGGACTATTGCTCCGCCTAGGGTTGGATTTGGATTGGCTTCGGAGTTGCGGCGTGCTGGTGTTTTTGTGAAGGTTGTGGAAATTGGTGATAAGGTGAATGCTGCTGATTCCTCGTTGAAGAGGGAGGTGATGAGTGGAGGGattgattatttgattttggtttcGGATGATTCGGAGTATTGGGAGATGTTGAGGGAGGTGAGGGAGAAGAAATTGGggaatgttgttgttgttggagatTATTGGGATAGGTATTTAGGGAGGAATGCTGATTTGTGGCTTCCTTGGATTGTTGTTGAGAATGGGAAGGTTGATGGAATGGATTCGATGGGAAGAGGAACATTAACAGAGGATTTGGATGATGAATTGGAAGAAGATGATAATGTGGATGATGAGTATACAatagaagaagaacaagaagaagatgggttttatgtttattaatttgattCTATTTTAAATCAGTATTGTCAAGTAGCGGTTATGGTGGCGCTACAATGGTATTGCATAGCGGAACTCGAACAAATCGCTATTGTTATGTGATGtgctatttagtacaaattATTGGTCAAATAACGACTACGGTGGCACTAGGGCGTTGTAACATAACGGAAATTGAACCAACTGCTATTTTCTGTGATCGGCAATTGGAAATACTGTTTTAAATGAAGCTAGACTGGTTTGAGGTTTAAGAATGGATTagcgaagttgaggttgagtgaTGTTGAATTGAGGATAGTGTTATATGTTAAATGTAGCAGCATCTTGAACAATGAGGGTTGCCGATGGAGTGCTTTATTTGAGGGATTAAATATGCTGAAGGTTCAGGCTTGTGATGGTATGTTCTACTCTAAAccttttcatatatttttcctttttcttcttgtaTATTGGATGACACATGATTAATTGAAAGATAGATTGCAGTTTGGGATGGACATTTTAAGTGCTTTACTTTAGTTACAtctttgattttaatatatgatatattttgttgtttgcATCTTGTGTCTGCTATATTAGTAGTTGTGGGGAGCAAATTGTGATATAATTCTTTGGTTATGTAGGATCTCAATAGTAATATTATTAGAATTAGGTTTATAAGACGATGAAGTTATTAGTTTCGACTATTGAAGCAAATATGATAATAGTGATGTTTTGTTGATTTGAGTGGATTGAAGTTTACTTGGAAGTTGGCTGTCTtttatttttggcttaaatacatttttaatcACTCTACTTTAGCTTCATTTACAGTTTTGGTTCTCCAATTTTAAATCCACAAATTTGGCCCCCCAATGAAATAGAAATTGGTTATTAAGCAAGGATCCACCTAGATAGTGTCATGTCATCAACTGATTATTGTTTTTTGTcactttcatttctttgttCACAAGGTGTAAATGCACtttcttgtttgtttttaatcactaataaattttgttgatttgtgtcttattttttttatatatattttaataactGCAATAATTTTGTGCGTAGAGATGAATACTTTTAATTCTAGGCAAGCCAAGTAACAAGATGATGACACAAAACCTCAACGGAATTATGTTACAAAGATGAAAAAACGTGTAGGTTGCATGAGAGGTGGCGATTTTGAAATAAAATGCAACATGTGTGATGTAACATATAATGGATcatgccgttcaaaaaaaaaaaacttataatggATCATATACTAGAGTGAAATCACATTTGTTAAGTATTTTGTGAAAGGGAGTTAGACCTTGTACGAATATAACAACACTGAATTCGAAGAATAAAAGATAGACAATGAGGTTAGATTTAAGGTGGAGAAATCAAAAGTATTGTTGGTGCTGATCTAAAAAAGAGAAAGGCATCAACAATATATGGTTCTTTTAATATGCAAGCTAAAGAGACTCAATTATAAAATTGCTATTATGTTTTACTCTGTTGGAATACCATTTCATAATAGCAATTTTATAATCAAATGTCTCTCTAGCTTGCATATTAAAAGAATCATTTATCGTTGAtatctttctcttcttttttttaatcaccAATAATGGTTTGACATTCATTGGGAGGCAAAGAGATAAATTTTTGGTTTGACTTTTCCACTTTAAATCTAGTCTCATTGTCTATTTATTATATAAGTTTGAAGGTTGTCTATATTCGAACAAGTTGTAACCCATTTTTCTTAAATCTTCAACAAATGTGACCTCCCTCTAGTATATGATTCTGTAACATAATTTCATATAGGTTTTGTGTCATTACCTTGTTCTTTGGCTCTACTAGTATTAGAATTACTCATCTCTACACACAAATTTATGTCAATTATTATACATTTACGACTCGtgaacaaagaaataaaagtacATTTACGACTTGtgaacaaagaaataaaagtgataaaaagCAATAGGAATATAATGATAATGAATAACACTACCGAGTTCAAACTCCAAAACACACAAACACACGGCTTGTGCACATGctttaaatatatgtatataataatagaaacTTCATAGTTACTTTCAACTTGCAAGACAGTAACaatacataaattataaatgaaaactGAGTTAGAGAAAACACAACGAAGAGTTACGATGTAGGATTGAGAAAGTGAGAAGCTCACCATCATCATAAAGACCaacgaaaaagaaaaatataacctGGCAAAGATAGAGATGATGGCAAAAAGAGTATTGGCTAGTGAAGTGATTAGAAGACAATGAATAAGGAACCAACTATGAACAActgcttatttttttttgaaaattggGACACTTTCCACTAGCATCATGTGTCCAACACCGACGCATATGTTGCAAGCGGTGTCCATACTTTGCAGGTATATATTGAGAAAAAACTTGTATTTTAAGCTGTCTAAATGTACATTTTCGAATAAAATATCTGCAAGTACAATTTTGAAAACACCcgtgttattttatttattttataaatgtgGTGTGTAGGAAGCTGTTCCCAAAAGTATTTTAGGCATGAACCATAAACCATAACGTGTTAGTGCGGATGATCCAGTTTGCTGGGTATTTGTGACAGGTTGACACAATCACACACCTTTTCAACAATGAGATGATAGAACTCTGATGAATAGGTTGGCACACCTTAGCGGACTGTTTTACAGAGGAGGGAAGATACTAGAGAGGCAGTGTTGTTTTAATTGAAATTTCACCTTCTATTCTATAAGATATTTTACGGGTAGAGATGTGGACACTTGAGAAACATGAGAGAAATTAAATGGAGAGGTTTTATTTCCCTTGTTTTATAGAGACTTGACTGTCAACCTCATTTTAAACCCAATCCGTGGATGgcttattttaaaatatcttaTAGAATATTTCATCAAAGTAAGctacttatttattttcatgAGATCTTTTAGTAAAAACTGTTTGGCAAAACTTCCCCTTTTAAGTACTGCTTAAACATTTGAAAAGTACTGCTTATTAGTTATGGAAAAATTGGGCCAAACACAGCCTTGCACTCTTATGGTAATGCATATCTATAAGTACTGCTTAAACATTTGACTTAAGAAAAAGCACTGCTTTAACATAATGATAACTCGTGACATTTGTTGTGCATGGCAGTTCTGATAGGGAATAAGATGTTAAACTAAGCCAAAAGTCCATTTGAAAATGTGACGATAAGATAAGAAAAAGTGGGTACTTGCATTGAATTTCTTTTTCTAGGAGTTATAGTTCAAAGTTTGACCACGCACAGACCTGATTGGTCTCAAGTACATTTTTCATATAGTTTTCCTAaaatgttgttttgtttcaattttggcAACTCTACTTCATAATTTCAAGTACACACACATACCTCATCTATTtattgcttttgttttttttggtttagtaGCCTATTTTTTTGAGGTATTTTGTTTAGTAGCCAAGTAGCTATAAATtacaccttaaaggtgaataagtggagtgtctgaggttcgaactccggtaTGCATTTCTGGTCCattttatatttgtatattCAAAGGATGCTATTTAGATATAGGtcccgtttggattaacttatttttgagcttatgcaatttttatatattattataagtttgtcaaggtagtttatgataaaatagattataaaaatacaaatttcactagtgtgaacttataaaagaACATAagatctaatttatattgcataagctgtttgcataagttcaaaaataagtcaatccaaacgagCCATAATTCTtcttagtctttttttttttttgttattaatttataaGACGGCTtgatttatgtttaatttttacttaattgtacgtttcaacttttttttttaccaaccTTTTAAATATTGCAATTGTGCAATttttgaacctttttttttttcttcttccaggGATTATGCAAATTGTAAAACATCTATTTTACTTGCGACTTAGTGATAATAAAATCACTAAAATCTAAACCAAagctttctttaattaattaaatttaatttaattcgtATACATTGATAGTGTAAACTCTTTTACGCATGTATTCAATTAAATTACATCATGACTTTACtttttaaagttaatttataaaatagttCTACAAATATACAAATATCTATTTGATGTGAGAGCAATTCTACTATGGGCACAATCCcaaatcttttatatatagGCACACTCACATCAAtgataaaaactaaattataaataatttagtcacatcaattaatattaattaattctttaatctttaaattttatttaggttATGTGTGTGCGCGCCTAAATTGAAAtagtttgtgtttgtgtttataGAAGTGTTTCTCTTGATATGGTGCATgtataaaacatattttagtcTGTAAGGTCTAATTTAACCGACAATGATGATTTTGTTAGGTTGAACACTTATAAAAGACGGCATTCACGCATTATCCATATGAATAGTTGAGTAAGGTGAAGATCTGTAGGCCAATATTTATGGCTAATAGGGCTAGCATTTGCCTATTAAATATAGAACCCATACTCATTTTTGAAGGCTCTCAATCAatgaaacaatttatttatgcattttatctattttatttccTTCCACAATGTAATCACTTGAAGCAAATTGTATCATTATTGAGGGCGCTAGCTAGCGCCCGATTCCGCGGCTAACTTTCGAATTTGACAGCAGAATATTAAAGTAAAATTCATTTGGTTTTAAAGAGTTTAGCGGCAAAATTCACACATATATACACACACTGAATCATGACAACTGtagaattgaaaatttgaagtgACCTAacatattaattgtttttagCATGATAGAATGCGTTTATTTTGAGGGCAAATGCAACATGATTTTAATTAGATAATTGTGTAATTTGGAAATGTAACGACACTGGTGGACATAATGAACTACCGACTGAAAATTTTCCATGTTGAAAGCAAAGGTGGAGCCTTCATGCATCCAAACattattattagctttttttttttttgaaggaattatTATTAGCTAATTTGGAATGATTCTTCTTTCGCTTAGCGGTAAAGTGAATTGGATTTATTAATGATATACACTAAAAAATATGGTGATTAGCATATGTTAATGAGGTCAAATTATAAAATTGTTACAGTTATCCATTCATTAttgcttatttttatttttataatgatg from Trifolium pratense cultivar HEN17-A07 linkage group LG1, ARS_RC_1.1, whole genome shotgun sequence includes these protein-coding regions:
- the LOC123897634 gene encoding uncharacterized protein LOC123897634, translating into MTQWLHIHVAVVASLIGCFSTLLFVFIWRLCHDKKDEKKFVESNSLTRIESHERRFDQRIKKKGYGRKDLFSWIDHPYLASDAVENGWSRFAFIIYNSSISMSSKKSTSSTLLGACVSGEYGIENEAEISWEVCQGSNEFMQKIRLNPGLKMCLNNTFTTSVASVIRTSLPLPGPSLGNHAFPQEAYFEITVLYSCGGDDHELVGRKEGEKTKLLIEDSSNDEGGLKSVEEMKVEGKESGKSGSVMLSLGLTAGESVPLRVPGTYPRSIGFNSNGSVFLDGMKLVFESDKAQWVGTDTVIGCGFDPRKRKVFFTLDSELVHVIHCQTEEYSTPLYPTLTANIDIMVLVNFGQIAFKYAPANAQRTPNPCFIAPLVHSPGATLGFDDSKELFSMGRIDSPWQNQSATKGNHNNGNNNNVAFDFDEESEADLFEIVLDGSEKSPYSVSLS
- the LOC123897643 gene encoding uncharacterized protein LOC123897643, whose protein sequence is MLGREEKSMYSLCLQNATTLHTFHFPSNLTSSLLFPINNHKLSSKARFQCSIKTNNTNTKQVTNKKVLILWDLDNKPPRGPPYNAALSLKTLAERYGDVVSISAYTIRHSFFNLPQWHPEQNPNPNSMICRVCGRECKSFFDLHVHFKKVHEYQHQMWLKRVKSIKLSRLKVGFRRRRHMHNEAARTIAPPRVGFGLASELRRAGVFVKVVEIGDKVNAADSSLKREVMSGGIDYLILVSDDSEYWEMLREVREKKLGNVVVVGDYWDRYLGRNADLWLPWIVVENGKVDGMDSMGRGTLTEDLDDELEEDDNVDDEYTIEEEQEEDGFYVY